The proteins below come from a single Vanacampus margaritifer isolate UIUO_Vmar chromosome 10, RoL_Vmar_1.0, whole genome shotgun sequence genomic window:
- the magt1 gene encoding dolichyl-diphosphooligosaccharide--protein glycosyltransferase subunit MAGT1 — protein sequence MCGKLLFSLFILFIFYHDCIDAQKKKETLLSEKVTQMMEWTSKRSVIRMNGDKFRRFVKAPPRNYSVVIMFTALQPQRQCGVCRQADEEFQVLANSWRYSSAFTNKVFFASVDFDEGSDVFQMLNMNSAPTFLHFPAKGKPRKSDNYELQVKGFAAEQLARWVADRTNVQIRVIRPPNYAGPLLLGFLLALIGGLAYLRRNNLEFLFNNNVWAFSALCFVLIMTSGQMWNHIRGPPYAHKNPNTGQISYIHGSSQAQFVAETHIVLLFNAAVTMGIVLLCEAATSDVDIGKRKIMCVTGIALVVLFFSWLLSIFRAKYHGYPYSFLMS from the exons ATGTGTGGAAAACTTTTATTTTCGTTGTTTATCCTTTTCATATTCTACCATGACTGCATTGACGCGCAGAAGAAAAAAGAG ACTCTCCTTTCTGAGAAAGTGACCCAGATGATGGAGTGGACCTCCAAGCGTTCTGTCATTCGAATGAATGGCGATAAATTCCGCCGCTTTGTAAAGGCTCCTCCCAGAAACTACTCAGTTGTCATCATGTTTACAGCATTGCAACCCCAGAGGCAGTGTGGGGTCTGCAG ACAAGCAGATGAAGAATTTCAAGTGTTAGCAAACTCCTGGCGTTACTCCTCTGCCTTCACAAACAAGGTCTTCTTTGCATCTGTTGATTTTGATGAAGGATCGGATGTCTTTCAGATG CTTAATATGAACTCTGCGCCAACCTTTCTCCATTTCCCTGCCAAAGGGAAGCCTCGTAAGTCTGATAACTACGAACTCCAGGTCAAAGGCTTTGCAGCTGAGCAGCTGGCGAGGTGGGTGGCGGACCGGACTAACGTGCAG ataCGGGTCATTCGTCCTCCGAACTATGCTGGGCCTCTCCTCCTTGGTTTTCTCCTGGCTCTTATTGGTGGACTGGCATATCTACGAAGGAACAATTTGGAGTTTCTCTTTAACAACAACGTTTGGGCCTTTTCTGCACTG TGCTTTGTCCTGATCATGACCTCTGGCCAGATGTGGAACCACATCAGAGGACCCCCATATGCTCACAAGAACCCCAACACTGGCCAGATT agtTACATCCATGGCAGCAGTCAGGCCCAGTTTGTGGCTGAGACGCACATCGTCCTACTCTTCA ATGCTGCTGTTACCATGGGAATAGTGCTGCTGTGCGAGGCCGCTACCTCTGATGTGGACATTGGAAAAAGGAAGA ttATGTGTGTTACAGGTATTGCTCTGGTGGTGCTTTTCTTCAGCTGGCTGCTGTCTATTTTCAGAGCAAAGTATCATGGCTATCCATATAG CTTCCTGATGAGTTAG